A single region of the Anopheles funestus chromosome X, idAnoFuneDA-416_04, whole genome shotgun sequence genome encodes:
- the LOC125773682 gene encoding myosin regulatory light chain sqh, translating to MSSRKTAGRRGTTKKRAQRATSNVFAMFDQAQIAEFKEAFNMIDQNRDGFIEKDDLHDMLASLGKNPTEDYLEGMMNEAPGPINFTMFLTLFGERLQGTDPEEVIKNAFGCFDEENTGVINEDRLRELLTTMGDRFTDEDVDEMLREAPIKNGLFDYIEFTRILKHGAKDKDEQ from the coding sequence ATGTCTTCCCGCAAAACAGCCGGACGTCGCGGTACGACAAAGAAGCGTGCACAGCGTGCCACTTCGAATGTGTTCGCCATGTTCGATCAGGCACAGATTGCCGAGTTCAAGGAAGCGTTTAACATGATCGACCAAAACCGGGATGGATTCATTGAGAAAGACGACCTGCATGACATGCTGGCGTCGCTTGGCAAAAATCCAACGGAAGACTATCTGGAGGGCATGATGAACGAGGCACCGGGCCCGATAAATTTCACCATGTTCCTGACACTGTTCGGTGAGCGGCTGCAGGGTACCGATCCGGAGGAGGTGATCAAGAACGCGTTCGGTTGCTTCGACGAGGAAAATACGGGTGTCATCAATGAGGACAGGCTGCGTGAGCTGCTCACGACGATGGGTGATCGATTCACCGACGAAGATGTAGACGAAATGTTGCGCGAAGCGCCAATCAAGAATGGGCTGTTCGATTACATCGAGTTCACTCGCATCCTTAAGCACGGCGCCAAGGATAAGGACGAGCAGTGA
- the LOC125773342 gene encoding peroxisome biogenesis factor 10 encodes MSLFHANAGQAEIIRSVQKDQEHVEYIRTALSEVLLLLSQRHWFKYNALCKLIAEILYHHYAILNNLQTLGEEYTGIIQVDANYVMLPNKALQLLAILLEYVGEHVVDRVLTYIQTEIDHSEELLESVKNALHKLIDTLRVVVPYVRGFHTSLFYINGGKYHISKRLTGINYVLIRNWLKEDHSIYGYRILGYVTLTQLLLALAARYRQYRSEPSTKSIPARSTSGNRTTGASLQTRNCALCMDTTQDISVTQCGHLFCWHCILNWLDKRQICPICRETIKKTRVVRLQNFSIELEQSS; translated from the exons ATGTCGCTTTTCCATGCTAATGCCGGCCAGGCAGAAATTATCCGTAGCGTGCAAAAGGATCAGGAACACGTCGAGTATATACGGACAGCGCTGAGTGaggttttgctgttgctgagtCAACGGCACTGGTTTAAGTACAATGCGCTGTGCAAGCTGATAGCCGAAATACTTTATCACCACTATGCCATCCTGAACAATCTGCAGACGCTCGGTGAGGAGTACACCGGGATCATACAGGTGGACGCCAACTACGTAATGTTGCCGAACAAAGCACTGCAACTGCTGGCCATTCTGCTAGAGTACGTTGGCGAGCATGTGGTTGACCGTGTGCTCACCTACATTCAGACCGAAATTGATCACAGCGAAGAGTTACTGGAATCGGTGAAAAATGCACTCCACAAGCTGATCGATACGCTTCGTGTGGTAGTACCGTACGTGCGTGGATTTCATACCAGCTTGTTTTACATCAACGGCGGGAAATATCACATATCCAAGCGATTAACAGGCATCAACTAT GTTCTCATTCGAAACTGGCTCAAAGAGGACCATTCCATCTACGGTTATAGGATATTAGGGTACGTAACCCTTACTCAACTTCTGCTAGCGCTTGCCGCCCGTTACCGACAGTATCGTTCGGAACCAAGCACAAAATCCATCCCAGCACGATCAACCAGCGGCAACCGTACGACTGGAGCATCCCTGCAAACACGCAATTGTGCACTCTGCATGGACACTACGCAAGACATCAGCGTAACACAGTGTGGCCATTTGTTCTGCTGGCATTGTATACTGAATTGGCTGGACAAGCGACAAATTTGTCCAATTTGTCGTGAAACCATCAAGAAAACGCGCGTTGtacgtttgcaaaatttttcgaTTGAACTCGAACAATCGAGCTAG
- the LOC125772386 gene encoding sushi, von Willebrand factor type A, EGF and pentraxin domain-containing protein 1: MRKWKHPGAGTDGGRNNTAQQPTIVQHSKQPNVVTGGATWRNAAILLTIAITINLTCTGVSSQVCGPPAVPANAKVHTEKANDGSGGLKSARYDCDAGYELFGPDTIRCDPTKGWDRELPFCGTNVAYRKPVNQSSATRSGPAGFANDGKPGNQNPDGQECSETQKEVSPWWRVDLLTPEAVRVVRLTTRGCCGHQPLQDLEIRVGNSSSDLQRNPLCAWYPGTVDEGTTKSFTCARPLIGQYVTVQLVGVESSLSLCEVEVFSNDEFSSDRCAAPNLSVETVLTTFAKTCYEFHITRGESFEKARAVCKSHGGDLIHDFRGVTTDYIISELERRKTDLRTQLVWIGAQKEPGITSRTWKWVNGDTVLKPTWGKDQPNNYNGEQNCVVLDGGRNWLWNDVGCNLDYLNYICQHNPLSCGSPEALVNTTIVGRNYSVGANITYQCPIGHSLIGIEKRTCQQNGIWSGVPPACKYVDCGPLPEIEHGGIILSEQRTSFGVLASYTCHENYTLIGNENRTCQANGWSGTQPKCLIDWCPEPPPIQGGKIKVSGRRAGSTALYTCDYGFVLIGEPVLSCGLGGNWTGKIPVCRYVDCGMPARPDRGNMLLLNDSTTVGSVVRYFCDDDYWLVGPQELYCTKDGKWSGSAPACELITCETPHVPPGSYVIGYDYNIHSSIQYHCDPGHILRGEDTLTCLESGQWSGDAPDCEYVDCGPLTPIPFGSHRYLQNTTFLGSEVVYSCANSHRLAGVNRRICMNTGLWSETAPRCEEIRCTEPTLTPHSFVSVTGNDRMYGRTLIRTSDATVNGAQTFRVGALAKYRCERGYKIVGEALITCEENGLWSGEIPECVYVDCETPLNITNGKVTLATNATYYGAAALYECEGNFKLDGVSRRLCLEDGTWSHETPQCVEITCTEMNVTDALLVNYGNRKVGVQAEFSCSKGRYMVGNGTRTCLSTGHWSGRNPVCKLIDCGRPADIENGRVIVVNESTVYGGSAEYHCVPHYNRIGPYLRKCMDDGKWSGEEPRCELIVNDAQETNSLGTGIAIGAAIIVILLILIGVLFLHRNKARPVKNTENVQAAEHKEDQNAAVMSYSSLENGRHNFDLTNRGGLVTFNTFHQSGAGHHPPPPSQLTHSNHNNNHLSSSNNNTSSRSGSENIYDQIPSEQFYDAPYEMRTNEEVYEPEPTSRGNIITINGVSVR, encoded by the exons ATGAGGAAATGGAAGCATCCGGGTGCGGGCACGGATGGTGGTCGAAATAATACCGCACAGCAACCAACCATTGTACAGCACAGCAAACAACCGAACGTGGTGACCGGTGGCGCCACCTGGCGCAATGCGGCCATACTGCTAACCATCGCCATTACGATCAACCTCACCTGTACCGGAGTCAGCAGTCAAG TTTGTGGTCCCCCGGCAGTACCAGCGAATGCCAAGGTGCATACAGAAAAGGCGAACGACGGTAGTGGAGGGCTGAAGTCAGCCCGCTATGATTGCGATGCCGGCTACGAACTGTTCGGTCCGGACACAATCCGCTGCGACCCAACGAAAGGATGGGACCGTGAGCTGCCATTCTGCG GCACGAATGTAGCGTACCGCAAACCGGTGAACCAATCGTCTGCGACCCGCTCCGGTCCGGCCGGGTTTGCCAACGATGGCAAACCGGGCAACCAGAACCCGGATGGCCAAGAGTGTTCCGAAACACAGAAGGAAGTATCACCCTGGTGGAGGGTGGATCTGCTCACCCCGGAAGCGGTTCGTGTCGTGCGCCTTACTACGCGTGGTTGCTGCGGGCATCAACCGCTGCAGGATCTGGAGATACGCGTCGGCAACAGTAGTAGCGACCTACAGCGAAATCCACTGTGCGCCTGGTATCCGGGCACGGTGGACGAGGGTACGACCAAGTCGTTCACCTGCGCTCGGCCACTGATCGGACAGTACGTGACGGTGCAGCTGGTCGGCGTCGAGAGCAGTCTCAGTCTGTGCGAGGTGGAGGTATTCTCCAACGATGAGTTCTCGTCGGACAGATGCGCTGCGCCGAACTTAAGCGTCGAAACCGTGCTGACGACGTTCGCCAAGACGTGCTACGAGTTTCACATTACGCGGGGCGAAAGCTTCGAGAAGGCGCGGGCTGTCTGCAAATCGCACG GTGGCGATCTGATTCATGACTTCCGCGGTGTTACCACCGACTACATCATCTCGGAGCTGGAACGTCGCAAAACCGACCTTCGGACGCAACtcgtgtggatcggtgcacaaAAAGAACCAGGCATTACGTCACGCACCTGGAAGTGGGTTAATG GTGATACAGTGCTGAAGCCAACTTGGGGCAAGGATCAGCCAAACAACTATAACGGAGAACAGAACTGTGTTGTGCTGGATGGTGGCCGTAACTGGCTGTGGAATGATGTTGGCTGTAATCTCGATTATCTCAACTACATCTGCCAGCATAATCCCTTGTCGTGCGGCTCACCAGAAGCGCTGGTCAACACAACCATCGTTGGTAGAAACTATTCCGTCGGGGCAAACATCACGTACCAGTGTCCTATCGGACATTCGTTAATTGGGATCGAAAAACGAACCTGCCAACAGAACGGCATATGGAGTGGTGTACCTCCGGCTTGTAAAT ATGTAGATTGTGGTCCACTGCCAGAGATCGAACATGGAGGAATAATTCTCTCAGAACAGCGCACCAGTTTCGGTGTGCTAGCGTCGTACACCTGCCATGAGAACTATACTTTAATTGGTAACGAAAACCGCACTTGCCAGGCGAACGGATGGTCCGGCACACAGCCCAAATGTCTGATAGATTGGTGTCCAGAACCGCCACCAATACAGGGTGGCAAGATAAAGGTGTCGGGACGGCGTGCCGGTTCCACTGCCTTGTACACCTGTGATTATGGTTTCGTGTTAATCGGCGAACCAGTACTGTCGTGTGGACTCGGTGGTAACTGGACAGGAAAGATACCTGTCTGCAGGTACGTCGACTGTGGTATGCCGGCACGTCCCGATCGTGGTAATATGCTGTTACTGAACGATTCCACCACCGTTGGTTCCGTGGTGCGATACTTCTGCGACGATGACTATTGGTTGGTTGGACCGCAGGAATTATACTGCACCAAGGATGGCAAGTGGTCCGGCAGTGCACCAGCGTGCGAAT TGATCACTTGTGAGACGCCACATGTACCTCCTGGGTCATATGTGATTGGATACGACTATAACATTCATTCTTCGATCCAATACCATTGCGATCCCGGACATATCCTTCGGGGTGAAGATACGCTGACCTGTCTAGAGTCAGGTCAGTGGAGTGGCGATGCGCCAGACTGTGAGTATGTCGACTGTGGGCCATTAACACCAATTCCGTTCGGATCTCACCGCTATCTGCAAAACACAACGTTCCTTGGTTCGGAAGTTGTCTACTCCTGTGCTAACTCACACCGGCTAGCGGGTGTGAATCGAAGAATTTGCATGAATACTGGACTTTGGAGCGAGACGGCACCACGCTGTGAGGAGATCCGGTGTACAGAGCCTACACTAACGCCGCACAGCTTCGTCAGCGTTACCGGAAACGATCGGATGTATGGACGAACGCTTATTCGCACCTCGGACGCAACTGTTAACGGTGCCCAGACGTTCCGGGTCGGAGCCCTGGCGAAGTATCGCTGCGAGCGTGGATATAAGATTGTTGGCGAGGCACTCATCACATGCGAGGAGAACGGACTGTGGAGTGGTGAGATACCGGAGTGTGTTT ATGTCGACTGTGAAACGCCTCTCAATATTACCAACGGAAAGGTTACGTTGGCAACGAATGCGACCTACTACGGGGCGGCTGCTTTGTATGAGTGTGAGGGTAACTTTAAGCTGGACGGTGTTTCGAGACGTCTGTGTCTGGAAGACGGTACCTGGAGCCATGAGACGCCCCAGTGCGTAGAGATCACGTGCACGGAAATGAACGTTACGGACGCACTGCTCGTAAACTACGGCAACCGAAAGGTTGGTGTGCAGGCGGAATTTAGTTGCAGCAAGGGTCGATATATGGTTGGGAACGGTACAAGAACGTGTCTCTCAACAGGACATTGGTCGGGAAGGAATCCTGTGTGCAAAT TAATTGACTGTGGACGTCCAGCGGATATAGAAAATGGACGCGTGATCGTGGTGAACGAATCGACGGTCTACGGTGGTTCAGCAGAGTATCACTGTGTGCCACATTACAATCGGATTGGTCCCTACTTGCGCAAGTGTATGGATGACGGCAAGTGGAGTGGTGAAGAACCAAGATGCGAAC tAATTGTAAACGACGCACAGGAGACGAATAGTCTTGGTACAGGCATCGCCATTGGTGCCGCCATCATTGTCATTTTGCTCATCCTAATCGGCGTTCTGTTTTTGCATCGCAATAAAGCACGGCCGGTTAAGAATACGGAGAACGTGCAGGCGGCCGAACACAAGGAGGACCAGAATGCGGCCGTCATGTCCTACTCGAGTTTAGAAAATGGTCGACATAATTTCGATCTCACCAACCGGGGCGGGCTAGTCACGTTTAATACATTCCACCAGTCCGGGGCGGGACATCATCCGCCGCCACCCAGTCAGCTGACGCAcagcaaccacaacaacaatcatcttagcagtagcaacaacaacactagCTCGCGCAGCGGCAGCGAGAACATTTACGACCAAATACCGAGCGAACAGTTTTACGACGCACCGTACGAGATGCGTACAAACGAGGAGGTGTACGAACCGGAACCGACCAGCCGTGGtaacatcatcaccatcaacgGCGTAAGTGTCCGGTGA
- the LOC125772786 gene encoding uncharacterized protein LOC125772786 produces MTSSAPSAHQQQSPTPPRSDRPLSFYDNLSTSSTGGRIIQFPDIQFRFNENIPDRRSVHSSAKSDFFGLSPTPAATDPLTLTTTSPDEADQPTRNTPISTPNNATRTYDNGAGASASSPTSSGASSTAPMHSPSGSPSSVTEMATDAATSTPRCSRPNSTIKTITIKLPDTSGPSEAVYMTTTVPQNFTKNANTLIGRHKPTRSSLRHSRMLVVNKTVPVRYPPGNSLNLRHLRLCQTLMILQILIGLVLNVIGLTIMVWSPSTNTKDNPYWSGLILILCGVLFLVLFQFKRGRNSTDKGTPNQSRLHRQQSPWQENCFHFLRVNALIVLLLTIFFTMLAFIYALIHTTNLSAEGLRCEPQFTFNVNSSTCVCTIDTRPARTIVAPMIANMTNPTDDDGFNETVPLSGSSSFSIANGDDSRTPEGVIRLEYRDFNCNEVHSIWYYVMIASTLLNSLGCLLATIFLVIYSIECMRRSDRHAHRSKNGESGERMVENAITATNNPITADRSSPSIVPDASTLPLLTVATQPARVTESPDTSLLSSNSNNKQEMGYADTTVEENTITTLLSDEEDKILMS; encoded by the exons ATGACGTCCTCGGCGCCCAGCGCTCACCAGCAGCAATCACCCACACCGCCCCGGAGCGATCGGCCGCTAAGCTTCTACGACAACCTGTCAACCTCCTCGACCGGTGGACGGATCATACAGTTTCCCGACATACAGTTCCGCTTTAATGAAAACATTCCTGACCGGCGCTCGGTACACAGCAGCGCTAAATCGGACTTTTTTGGACTCAGTCCGACACCGGCCGCTACGGATCCGCTCACACTAACGACCACCAGCCCGGATGAAGCAGATCAGCCGACACGAAACACACCGATTAGTACGCCGAATAATGCGACCAGAACGTACGATAATGGCGCAGGTGCGTCAGCATCTTCACCAACGTCCAGCGGTGCgtcctccaccgcaccaatGCACTCACCGTCCGGTTCGCCTTCCAGCGTAACGGAAATGGCTACCGATGCTGCCACCAGTACACCGCGCTGTTCGCGACCAAATTCAACCATcaaaaccatcaccatcaaaCTGCCTGACACAAGTGGTCCGTCCGAG gccgTGTACATGACGACGACCGTACCGCAAAACTTTACCAAAAATGCTAATACGCTCATCGGCCGTCACAAACCGACGCGCAGCAGTCTCCGGCACAGTCGGATGCTGGTGGTAAACAAAACCGTTCCGGTGCGGTATCCACCCGGTAATTCGCTAAACTTGCGCCACCTGCGCCTATGCCAAACGTTGatgattttgcaaattttgatCGGATTAGTGCTGAACGTGATCGGGCTCACCATCATGGTATGGTCACCTTCCACTAACACCAAGGATAATCCCTACTGGTCGGGGTTAATT CTTATTCTATGCGGCGTTCTGTTTCTAGTGCTATTCCAGTTTAAGCGAGGTCGGAACAGTACAGACAAAGGGACCCCCAATCAGTCCCGACTGCATCGCCAGCAATCCCCGTGGCAAGAAAATTGCTTTCACTTTTTGCGTGTGAACGCTCTAATCGTGCTTCTGCTGACTATCTTCTTCACCATGCTTGCCTTCATCTATGCGCTGATTCATACGACCAACCTGTCCGCTGAAGGGTTGCGTTGTGAACCGCAGTTTACGTTTAACGTCAATTCGTCCACGTGCGTCTGTACGATCGATACTCGTCCGGCCAGAACGATTGTAGCGCCGATGATAGCTAATATGACAAATCCAACAGATGATGATGGATTCAATGAAACTGTACCCCTTTCCGGTAGTAGTTCTTTCAGTATCGCTAATGGAGATGACTCCAGAACACCCGAAGGGGTGATACGTCTCGAGTATCG CGACTTTAACTGTAATGAAGTGCACAGCATCTGGTACTACGTGATGATTGCCTCAACGCTACTGAACAGCTTAGGGTGTCTGCTAGCAACCATATTCCTAGTCATCTACAGCATCGAGTGCATGCGACGATCGGATCGTCATGCGCATCGTTCCAAGAATGGAGAATCAGGCGAGcgaatggtggaaaatgctATCACGGCAACAAACAATCCGATCACGGCCGATCGATCCTCACCAAGTATTGTACCGGATGCATCGACCTTACCACTCTTGACAGTCGCCACACAACCAGCTCGTGTCACGGAAAGCCCCGATACCAGTCTGCTTAGCTCCAACAGTAATAATAAGCAAGAAATGGGGTACGCCGATACAACCGTTGAGGAGAACACAATAACCACGCTGCTTTCCGACGAGGAAGACAAAATATTAATGTCGTGA